GGTCGGCAAGGTCGCGGATCTCGCCGTGCAGGTACACGGCGGCAGCGGCTACATGCGTGACGTCCCCGTCGAACGGATCTACCGTGACGTGCGCCTGCTGCGTCTGTACGAGGGCACCAGCGAGATCCAACGGTTGATCATCGGCCGGAATCTGGTGAAGCGCGCGCAACGCTGATCGCCGTGCGGTCGGGCGTGGAGTAGTGCCGGGCTGTCGAGGTACCACATCCTGTTGGCCGTCGCGGCGAACCTGCGACGGCCCGGTGCGCTATCTGGGCGGGGCGAATTACGCGGATGGCAGCTGATGAACGCGCTGGCCATCTCCGATCACCAGGGATATCAGCGGTTCATCAGCAACCAGATCTATGACTCGCTGCAGAGTCGCGAGGCCGAGTACGAATTGTTGCCCCTGTCGGTGGATCAGGTTCTCGGCGTGATGGTCTGGAGTCCGCTCGCGGGTGGCCTGTTGACCGGCAAGTACCGACGCGACCGCAGCCCCGACAACGGCCGGCACATCGAGGCCCGGACCGAACCGCCGGTGCGTGACGTCGAGCAGCTGTACCGCACCGTCGACGTGATCGTCGAGATCGCCGAGGCCCGGGGATCGCGCAGGCTCACGTGGCGCTCGCGTATCTCCTGACCCGACCGGCGGTCAGCACGACGCCGGCCAAGTTCCGGGGTGAAGCC
This sequence is a window from Gordonia insulae. Protein-coding genes within it:
- a CDS encoding aldo/keto reductase; the encoded protein is MNALAISDHQGYQRFISNQIYDSLQSREAEYELLPLSVDQVLGVMVWSPLAGGLLTGKYRRDRSPDNGRHIEARTEPPVRDVEQLYRTVDVIVEIAEARGSRRLTWRSRIS